One Flavobacterium sp. 90 DNA segment encodes these proteins:
- the bglX gene encoding beta-glucosidase BglX, which translates to MKNKKILIIGVFALFIVGNMNAQKKPYLDKNKTVEERIDLLLPLMTLEEKVGQMNQYNGFWDVTGPAPKGGTAELKYEHLRKGWVGSMLTVRGVKEVRAVQKIAVEETRLGIPLIIGFDVIHGYKTLSPIPLAEAASWDLEAIKKSAAIAADEASASGINWTFGPNVDVANDARWGRVMEGAGEDPYLGSKIAIARVKGFQGETIADLAKVNTIAACAKHFAAYGYVEAGLEYNIVDISNSKLYNSVLPPFKATVDAGVRTFMNSFNTLNGVPATGNVFLQRDILKGKWKFDGFVISDYASIREMIAHGYAKDEDDATAKAVIAGSDMDMESYLYVAKLAALVREGKVKEALVDDAVRRILRVKFELGLFDNPYKNCDEKREKAVVGSKANNDGVLDMAKKSIVLLKNDKGLLPLKKSGQKIALIGALANDKNSPLGSWRIASDNNTAVSVLEGMQQYKDNQLTFEKGADLVVGKTSFLDEVIFNTTDKSGFEAAKTVAKNADVVVMVLGEHGFQSGEGRSRTDLNLPGVQQELLEEIYKVNPNVVLVLNNGRPLSIPWAAEHVPAIVEAWHLGTQTGNAVAQVLYGDYNPSGKLPMSFPRNVGQVPIYYNKYSTGRPIDVDKNVFWSHYMDVEKTPQFPFGFGLSYTKFDYKDLKLNKTAFAKGENVQVSVTVTNSGNYDGKEVVQLYIHDQYASIIRPIKELKGFELVDLKKGETKTVTFTLTDKELGFYDNDGNYLVEPGTFKIMVGGSSENGLESGFEIKE; encoded by the coding sequence ATGAAAAATAAAAAAATACTAATTATTGGGGTTTTTGCCCTGTTTATTGTTGGAAATATGAATGCACAGAAAAAGCCTTATTTGGATAAAAATAAAACTGTTGAAGAACGTATTGATCTTCTTTTGCCATTGATGACGCTGGAGGAAAAAGTGGGGCAAATGAACCAATATAACGGATTTTGGGATGTTACGGGACCAGCTCCAAAAGGCGGAACGGCTGAGTTGAAATACGAACATTTACGTAAAGGCTGGGTTGGATCGATGCTGACCGTTCGTGGAGTGAAAGAAGTTCGCGCAGTTCAGAAAATTGCGGTTGAAGAAACTCGTTTGGGGATTCCGTTGATTATAGGTTTTGACGTTATTCATGGTTATAAAACGTTGAGTCCAATTCCGCTGGCAGAAGCTGCGAGTTGGGATTTGGAAGCGATTAAAAAATCGGCGGCTATAGCGGCTGATGAAGCTTCGGCATCTGGAATTAACTGGACTTTTGGTCCAAATGTCGATGTTGCAAATGATGCTCGTTGGGGACGCGTGATGGAAGGTGCGGGTGAAGATCCGTATTTGGGAAGTAAAATTGCGATCGCTAGAGTGAAAGGTTTTCAGGGAGAAACAATCGCTGATTTGGCTAAAGTAAATACGATTGCAGCTTGTGCAAAACACTTCGCGGCGTACGGTTATGTTGAGGCCGGATTGGAATATAATATTGTAGATATTAGTAATTCTAAATTGTATAATTCGGTTTTGCCACCTTTTAAAGCGACGGTTGACGCTGGAGTTCGTACGTTTATGAATTCGTTTAATACTTTAAATGGCGTTCCGGCAACGGGAAATGTTTTTTTGCAAAGGGATATTCTAAAAGGAAAATGGAAGTTTGACGGTTTTGTGATTTCAGATTATGCTTCGATTCGCGAAATGATTGCGCACGGTTATGCAAAAGATGAAGACGATGCAACGGCAAAAGCGGTAATTGCAGGTTCTGATATGGATATGGAATCGTATTTGTATGTGGCGAAATTAGCTGCTTTAGTAAGAGAAGGAAAGGTAAAAGAAGCTTTGGTTGATGATGCAGTTCGCAGAATTTTGCGTGTAAAATTTGAATTGGGATTATTTGACAACCCTTATAAAAATTGTGACGAAAAACGTGAAAAAGCGGTTGTTGGAAGTAAAGCCAATAATGATGGAGTTCTGGACATGGCGAAGAAGTCTATTGTATTGTTGAAGAATGACAAAGGTTTACTTCCGCTAAAGAAATCCGGACAAAAGATTGCTTTGATTGGCGCTTTGGCAAACGATAAAAATAGTCCGTTAGGAAGTTGGAGAATTGCTTCGGATAATAATACTGCAGTTTCGGTTTTGGAAGGAATGCAGCAATACAAAGACAATCAATTGACGTTTGAAAAAGGTGCTGATTTGGTTGTTGGAAAAACAAGTTTCTTAGATGAGGTTATTTTTAATACAACTGATAAAAGCGGTTTTGAAGCGGCAAAAACAGTTGCAAAAAATGCCGATGTTGTCGTGATGGTTTTAGGTGAACATGGTTTTCAAAGTGGTGAGGGAAGAAGTAGAACGGATCTTAATTTGCCTGGAGTTCAGCAAGAATTACTGGAAGAAATTTATAAAGTGAATCCAAATGTTGTTTTGGTTTTAAATAATGGTCGTCCGTTGAGTATTCCGTGGGCTGCAGAGCATGTTCCTGCGATTGTTGAAGCTTGGCATTTAGGAACTCAAACAGGAAATGCTGTTGCGCAGGTTTTATACGGAGATTATAATCCAAGTGGAAAATTGCCTATGTCATTCCCTAGAAATGTAGGGCAGGTTCCGATTTATTACAATAAATACAGTACGGGAAGACCAATAGATGTTGACAAAAATGTTTTCTGGTCGCATTATATGGATGTAGAAAAAACACCTCAGTTTCCGTTTGGTTTTGGTTTGAGTTATACCAAATTTGATTATAAAGATCTGAAATTAAATAAAACTGCTTTTGCAAAAGGCGAAAATGTACAAGTAAGCGTTACGGTTACAAACTCTGGAAATTATGACGGAAAAGAAGTCGTACAATTGTATATTCATGATCAATATGCAAGCATTATTCGACCAATAAAAGAGTTAAAAGGGTTTGAATTAGTTGACTTGAAAAAGGGAGAAACTAAAACAGTAACTTTTACTTTGACAGATAAAGAACTTGGTTTTTATGATAATGATGGGAATTATTTAGTAGAACCAGGAACTTTTAAAATCATGGTTGGAGGAAGTTCTGAAAATGGTTTAGAAAGTGGTTTTGAAATAAAAGAGTAA
- a CDS encoding DUF5615 family PIN-like protein — protein MKLLLDANISWRTIKLVENAFVGCLHAKDIINIKQPAKDIEIWEFARKNNFTILTHDDDFEKLLLLKGTPPKVIILKTFNKNTKEIAQILISKKEIIESFISNKDLMILEIY, from the coding sequence ATGAAATTACTTTTGGACGCTAATATTTCGTGGAGAACAATAAAGCTTGTTGAAAATGCCTTTGTAGGCTGCTTACATGCTAAAGACATAATTAATATAAAACAGCCTGCGAAAGATATAGAAATCTGGGAGTTTGCAAGAAAAAACAACTTTACCATACTTACACATGATGACGATTTTGAAAAATTATTACTTTTAAAAGGAACTCCTCCAAAAGTCATTATTTTAAAAACTTTTAATAAAAACACAAAAGAAATTGCTCAAATTCTAATTTCAAAAAAGGAAATTATTGAATCTTTTATTTCTAATAAAGATCTAATGATTTTAGAAATTTATTAA
- a CDS encoding DUF433 domain-containing protein, translating into MENNWQNLISINPDIRFGKPVINGTRICVSDILSWLSTGMSFDEIIEDFPELKKEHILAALAFAANRENITKIVAA; encoded by the coding sequence ATGGAAAATAATTGGCAAAATTTAATTTCGATAAATCCAGACATTAGATTTGGTAAACCTGTCATTAATGGAACTAGAATTTGTGTTTCTGATATTCTTTCCTGGCTTTCTACGGGAATGTCTTTTGACGAAATCATTGAAGATTTTCCTGAATTAAAAAAAGAGCATATTCTTGCTGCTTTGGCTTTTGCTGCTAATAGAGAAAACATTACAAAAATAGTAGCAGCATAA
- the mgrA gene encoding L-glyceraldehyde 3-phosphate reductase, which translates to MKYNRCGKSGLLLPEISLGLWHNFGSVDNFDNAESIAVEAFDKGITHFDLANNYGPIPGSAETNFGKILWHNFQGNLRDEIIISTKAGYTMWNGPYGDWGSRKYLLSSLDQSLKRMKVDYVDIFYSHRPDPETPIEETMMALDYAVRSGKALYVGISNYSAEQTRVAVDVLKQLGTPCLIHQAKYSMLERWVENGLLDVLEEKGVGCIAFSPLAQGLLTDKYLNGIPENSRAHNPNGHLKENEVTQERIQKLVQLNEIAQNRNQSLAQMALAWLQKDKRITSVLIGASSVRQLNNNIDCLQSLEFSSDELNAIEKILA; encoded by the coding sequence ATGAAATATAACAGATGTGGAAAAAGCGGGTTATTATTGCCGGAAATTTCTTTAGGATTATGGCACAATTTCGGATCCGTTGATAATTTTGATAATGCAGAATCTATTGCTGTAGAAGCTTTTGATAAAGGAATTACTCATTTTGATCTTGCGAATAATTACGGACCAATTCCAGGTTCGGCGGAGACTAATTTTGGAAAAATCCTGTGGCATAATTTTCAGGGAAATTTGCGTGATGAAATTATTATTTCGACCAAAGCAGGTTATACAATGTGGAACGGACCTTATGGAGATTGGGGTTCCCGCAAATATTTACTGTCAAGTTTAGATCAGAGTTTAAAGCGAATGAAAGTCGATTATGTAGATATTTTCTATTCGCATCGTCCTGATCCCGAGACGCCAATTGAAGAAACCATGATGGCGCTCGATTATGCCGTTAGATCCGGAAAAGCGTTGTATGTTGGAATCAGTAATTATTCGGCAGAGCAGACTCGTGTTGCGGTTGATGTTTTGAAACAGTTGGGAACGCCATGTTTGATTCATCAGGCAAAATATTCGATGTTGGAACGTTGGGTAGAAAATGGTTTGCTGGATGTTCTCGAAGAAAAAGGAGTTGGTTGTATAGCATTTTCGCCTTTGGCACAAGGACTTTTAACAGATAAATATCTAAACGGAATTCCGGAAAATTCAAGAGCACATAATCCAAACGGACATTTAAAAGAAAACGAGGTGACGCAGGAACGCATTCAGAAATTAGTTCAACTGAATGAAATTGCTCAAAACCGTAATCAATCTTTGGCACAAATGGCTTTGGCCTGGTTGCAAAAAGACAAAAGAATTACGTCCGTTTTAATTGGCGCAAGTTCCGTGAGACAATTAAATAATAATATTGATTGTTTGCAAAGTCTGGAATTTTCATCAGATGAATTGAATGCGATTGAAAAGATTTTAGCGTAA
- a CDS encoding cellulase family glycosylhydrolase, with protein MKNRFLKTLGLALIFSTIACQSQERITVKGTQFYKGDKPYSYIGTNYWYGSLLASKKVGDRKRLLRELDLMQKYGIDNLRILVGGDGGKYDFTVRPALQYEQGKYDEDLLDGLDFLINEMSKRKMYAVLYLTNNWEWSGGMSQYLEWNGKGPIPVPNIAPNTWPQFMAYTQQFYSCEPCMKGLEDHVKFIIGRTNAYSHKKYTEDNTIMAWQVGNEPRLFTVENEAKFTTWLNNIVDLIDSLDKNHLISTGSEGKNSSNDSMGIFERTHQNTNIDYLTMHIWPKNWNWFKADNAEKTLPTTLENAGKYIDEHIAVANNLKRPIIIEEFGLGRENESLLGTSTVASRDIFYNYIFNRVAESRKNNGPLQAANFWGFGGEGKAVNATGKWNPGDPLTTDPPQEPQGLNSVFSSDKSTLDIVKKYNQKLK; from the coding sequence ATGAAAAATAGATTTCTAAAAACTCTCGGATTAGCTTTAATTTTTTCTACGATCGCTTGTCAGTCGCAGGAAAGAATTACGGTGAAGGGAACGCAATTTTACAAAGGCGATAAGCCGTACAGTTATATTGGCACGAATTATTGGTACGGAAGTTTGTTAGCTTCGAAAAAAGTGGGTGACCGAAAAAGATTGCTTCGGGAACTGGATTTAATGCAGAAATACGGAATCGACAATTTAAGGATTTTAGTTGGCGGCGATGGCGGAAAATATGATTTTACCGTTCGCCCGGCTTTGCAATATGAGCAGGGAAAATATGATGAAGATTTGCTGGATGGTTTAGATTTTTTGATTAACGAAATGAGCAAACGAAAAATGTATGCGGTTTTGTATTTGACCAACAACTGGGAATGGTCCGGCGGAATGTCGCAATATTTAGAATGGAATGGAAAAGGTCCAATTCCGGTTCCGAATATTGCTCCAAATACGTGGCCACAATTTATGGCTTATACACAACAATTTTATAGTTGTGAACCTTGTATGAAAGGTTTAGAAGATCATGTGAAATTTATTATTGGAAGAACTAACGCTTATTCGCATAAAAAATATACGGAAGATAATACGATTATGGCGTGGCAAGTTGGGAACGAACCAAGACTTTTTACGGTAGAAAATGAAGCAAAATTCACAACTTGGCTGAATAATATTGTAGATTTAATTGACAGTTTAGACAAAAATCATCTGATTTCTACAGGTTCTGAAGGGAAAAATAGTTCGAACGACAGTATGGGAATTTTCGAACGAACGCATCAAAACACAAATATTGATTATTTGACAATGCATATTTGGCCCAAAAACTGGAATTGGTTTAAGGCTGATAATGCAGAAAAAACTTTGCCAACAACACTCGAAAATGCGGGAAAATATATTGACGAACATATTGCTGTAGCCAATAATTTGAAACGACCAATTATTATCGAAGAATTTGGTTTGGGAAGAGAAAACGAAAGTTTACTTGGAACCTCAACTGTTGCGAGCAGAGATATTTTCTACAATTACATTTTTAACCGAGTTGCCGAAAGCCGTAAAAACAATGGTCCGTTGCAAGCGGCAAATTTCTGGGGATTTGGCGGCGAAGGAAAAGCGGTTAACGCAACCGGAAAATGGAATCCCGGCGATCCTTTAACAACAGATCCGCCACAAGAACCTCAAGGATTAAACTCTGTTTTTTCTTCGGATAAATCGACTTTGGATATTGTGAAGAAATACAATCAAAAATTGAAATAA
- a CDS encoding glycosyl hydrolase, protein MKTTFLKIAFISLSVLALTSCSSDNNGSQDEVISNPPAETDPLTTQNATTYMVDPSATKETVALFYNLKKLAKTKIAIGQQDAFSGFYQDNGGDSDIKKNTGSDPALLGSDFIFITDKNNNNQADNWFYQQELNTISNVKSAYAKGIINTFSWHLREPNKEDSFYASDMTDSQKATAFKSILPGGANNEWYKKKLDKVASVFLSLKGANGELIPVIFRPFHEFDGSWFWWGANFCSADDYKKVYQFTVDYLKNTKGVHNVLYAFSPDNSYTTADNYLSRYPGDKYVDVLGMDNYGDFDNQGQTGATKANAKLIMIGSLAASKVKIAALTETGYQVTATKSPVTDWFSNYLYGAISNTQGYDSTISISYVMFWNNVKDGYFVPNGSVSNATDFKTFATKPKSALLNTLPKMYELPK, encoded by the coding sequence ATGAAAACTACATTTCTCAAAATAGCATTTATAAGTCTCTCGGTTTTAGCCCTGACAAGTTGTTCTAGTGATAATAATGGATCACAAGATGAAGTAATCAGTAATCCGCCTGCAGAAACAGATCCGTTGACGACACAAAACGCTACCACATACATGGTCGATCCAAGTGCTACCAAAGAAACTGTAGCTTTATTTTATAACTTAAAAAAACTGGCAAAAACTAAAATCGCAATCGGACAACAAGATGCTTTTAGTGGTTTTTATCAGGATAATGGCGGAGACTCGGATATAAAAAAAAATACAGGTTCTGATCCTGCTCTTTTAGGTTCTGACTTTATATTTATTACTGACAAAAACAACAATAATCAAGCAGATAATTGGTTTTATCAACAAGAATTAAATACAATTAGTAATGTAAAAAGTGCTTACGCGAAAGGTATAATCAATACTTTTTCGTGGCATTTAAGAGAACCTAATAAGGAAGATTCTTTTTATGCATCAGATATGACTGACAGCCAAAAAGCAACAGCTTTTAAAAGTATTCTACCTGGTGGAGCAAACAACGAATGGTACAAGAAAAAACTGGACAAAGTTGCAAGTGTATTCTTAAGTTTAAAAGGTGCAAATGGCGAATTGATTCCAGTAATTTTCAGACCGTTTCATGAGTTTGACGGAAGCTGGTTTTGGTGGGGCGCTAATTTTTGTTCTGCCGATGATTATAAAAAAGTGTATCAATTTACGGTTGATTATTTAAAAAACACAAAAGGTGTTCATAACGTTTTGTATGCTTTTTCGCCTGACAACTCTTATACAACCGCAGATAATTATTTAAGCAGATATCCCGGAGATAAATATGTCGACGTTCTTGGAATGGATAATTATGGTGATTTTGATAATCAAGGTCAAACTGGCGCTACTAAAGCAAATGCAAAACTAATAATGATTGGAAGTCTGGCAGCCAGTAAAGTAAAAATCGCAGCATTGACAGAAACGGGATATCAGGTTACGGCAACAAAATCTCCCGTTACAGATTGGTTTTCGAATTATTTATATGGCGCAATAAGCAATACTCAAGGATATGATTCGACGATATCGATTAGTTATGTAATGTTCTGGAACAATGTTAAAGACGGATATTTTGTTCCGAATGGTTCTGTATCGAATGCGACAGATTTTAAAACATTTGCTACAAAACCAAAATCGGCATTATTGAATACTTTGCCTAAGATGTATGAATTACCAAAGTAA
- a CDS encoding carbohydrate binding domain-containing protein, translating into MKQFLFFSLLFLTTITNAQTNLIKNGGFESELINWRGEEIASISPYDKKFGQKSALINQFVGAEWKALDQIVSLPKNTYAVEFSVWIKTESIEDQKEAYKAGAMIAEFTDGSEKKITSENIAQVKGTTAWTNYKKTIKVPADAKKIRIMLALAQTNGSIYFDDVKAITISEEEYLKQNPIAVSTESPKSDSGLKTFSNGNFENNLSSWNGSGLISTTDKKEGNAASEITSKTAEWKSIDQIADINANDKTIEISGWLKAKDIQQGKDSWNNGMLIIEFKKDNNQKASEDQVIAAVTGTTDWTSFQKSFTIPQGALQYRIMIALSNCTGTLLADNIEVKLSK; encoded by the coding sequence ATGAAACAATTCCTTTTTTTTAGTTTACTTTTTCTAACTACAATAACAAACGCTCAGACCAACCTGATCAAAAATGGCGGATTCGAAAGTGAGCTCATAAATTGGCGCGGAGAAGAAATTGCGTCAATTTCTCCATATGATAAAAAATTTGGACAAAAAAGTGCCTTAATCAATCAATTCGTTGGAGCCGAATGGAAAGCTCTTGATCAAATTGTTTCGCTTCCTAAAAATACCTATGCTGTAGAATTTAGTGTTTGGATAAAAACAGAAAGTATTGAAGATCAAAAAGAAGCTTATAAAGCCGGCGCTATGATTGCCGAATTTACAGACGGATCTGAAAAGAAAATTACCTCCGAAAATATCGCACAAGTTAAAGGAACTACAGCCTGGACAAATTATAAAAAAACAATTAAAGTTCCTGCCGATGCAAAAAAGATCAGAATCATGCTGGCATTAGCACAAACAAATGGTTCTATTTATTTTGATGATGTAAAAGCAATTACAATTTCTGAAGAAGAATATCTAAAACAAAATCCAATTGCTGTAAGTACTGAAAGTCCAAAAAGCGATTCAGGTTTAAAAACATTTTCAAACGGAAATTTTGAAAATAACCTTTCTTCATGGAATGGATCCGGGTTAATTTCAACTACAGATAAAAAAGAAGGAAATGCAGCATCAGAAATAACATCAAAAACAGCCGAATGGAAATCTATTGATCAAATTGCTGATATTAACGCAAACGACAAAACAATTGAAATTTCAGGCTGGCTAAAAGCAAAAGACATTCAACAAGGCAAAGACAGCTGGAATAACGGTATGCTAATTATTGAATTCAAAAAAGATAATAATCAAAAAGCATCAGAAGACCAAGTAATTGCGGCTGTAACAGGAACTACAGACTGGACATCATTTCAAAAATCATTTACAATTCCGCAAGGAGCTTTACAATACCGAATCATGATTGCATTAAGCAACTGTACGGGAACATTATTAGCTGATAACATTGAGGTAAAACTCTCTAAATAA
- a CDS encoding AGE family epimerase/isomerase: MSQKLKQLKAELSTELDSILNYWSQHTLDNQNGGFIGQIDFNDHIIANTEKGSVLNARILWTFSSSYKVTKNESHKTIAKRAFDFLSDNFYDPEFGGLFWSINADKTPKDTKNQIYALAFAIYGLSEYYAISKDNKALEIAINLYSQIQKHSYDPVNKGYFEALTRDWQPIEDLRLSDKDANEKKTMNTHLHIVEAYANLFKVWKDKKLQSDIIELLETIENHFINTETGHLRLFFDENWIEKPDVISYGHDIEAAWLLLQCAEISEDGNLIATYKKHAIQMANVTQEGLDSDGGLWYELDPEKNELIAEKHWWVQAEALIGFYNAYQLTGDQKYLNIVYKNWEFIQKHILDKQNGEWFWGINLDNSRLEKDKAGFWKCPYHNGRACLELIHRIEN; the protein is encoded by the coding sequence GTGTCACAAAAATTAAAACAGCTTAAAGCAGAATTATCGACTGAACTTGATTCAATTTTGAACTATTGGTCACAACATACTTTAGACAATCAAAATGGAGGTTTTATTGGTCAGATTGATTTCAACGATCATATAATTGCCAATACTGAAAAAGGTTCTGTTTTGAATGCCAGAATTTTATGGACTTTTTCTTCAAGTTATAAAGTCACAAAAAATGAAAGTCATAAAACAATCGCCAAACGTGCTTTTGATTTTCTTTCGGATAATTTTTATGATCCTGAATTTGGAGGTTTATTTTGGAGTATCAACGCTGATAAAACACCAAAAGATACTAAAAATCAAATCTATGCTTTAGCTTTTGCGATTTATGGTTTATCTGAATATTATGCTATTTCTAAAGACAATAAAGCTTTAGAAATAGCCATAAATTTATATTCACAAATACAAAAACACAGCTACGATCCTGTAAATAAAGGTTATTTTGAAGCTTTAACCCGCGATTGGCAACCTATTGAAGATTTACGTTTGAGCGATAAAGATGCCAACGAAAAAAAGACAATGAACACACATTTGCACATTGTTGAAGCATATGCAAATTTGTTTAAAGTCTGGAAAGATAAAAAATTACAAAGCGATATAATCGAGTTATTAGAGACAATAGAAAACCATTTCATCAATACAGAAACAGGACATTTACGATTGTTTTTTGATGAAAACTGGATCGAAAAACCAGACGTAATCTCTTATGGTCATGATATCGAAGCAGCTTGGCTTTTGTTACAATGTGCCGAAATATCTGAAGATGGAAATTTAATTGCCACTTATAAAAAACACGCCATTCAAATGGCCAATGTTACACAGGAAGGTTTAGATTCTGATGGCGGATTATGGTATGAACTTGATCCTGAAAAGAACGAATTAATTGCCGAAAAACATTGGTGGGTTCAAGCCGAAGCTTTAATTGGTTTTTATAATGCGTATCAATTAACCGGAGATCAAAAGTATCTGAACATTGTGTACAAAAACTGGGAATTCATACAAAAACACATTTTAGACAAACAAAACGGAGAATGGTTTTGGGGAATTAATCTTGATAATTCCCGACTTGAGAAAGACAAAGCAGGTTTCTGGAAATGCCCGTATCATAATGGCCGCGCTTGTTTAGAGCTCATTCATAGAATAGAAAACTAA
- a CDS encoding glycosidase, producing MTTITSSAIFQDRKVALEKEHRTLVEQKNAPQDQAGNGIYERYKNPVVTAAHVPLNWRFDLNERTNPFLQERIGMNAAFNAGAMKWNGKYILAVRVEGIDRKSFFAIAESPNGVDNFKFWEKPCVIPQTSEPDTNVYDMRLINHEDGWVYGIFCTERKDPKAPKGDTSSAVANAGIVRSKDLIHWERLPDLISNTGQQRNVVLHPEFVDGKYALYTRPQDGFIDVGAGGGIGLGYVDDMTNPVVKDEKIIFGKQYHTIYELKNGLGPAPIKTEKGWLHLAHGVRNTAAGLRYTLYMFMTDLNDISKVTHVPAGHFMGPEGIERVGDVSNVLFSNGWIEDNDGTVYVYYASSDTRMHVAVSSVEKLVDYVTNAPSDTFISAGSVKTIISQIEKNNTI from the coding sequence ATGACAACAATAACCTCTTCGGCTATATTTCAAGATAGAAAAGTAGCATTAGAAAAAGAACATAGAACATTGGTTGAGCAAAAAAATGCTCCACAAGATCAAGCTGGAAACGGCATTTACGAACGCTACAAAAACCCGGTTGTTACAGCAGCTCACGTGCCTTTGAACTGGCGTTTTGATCTCAACGAAAGAACAAATCCGTTTTTGCAGGAAAGAATCGGAATGAACGCAGCATTTAACGCTGGCGCAATGAAATGGAACGGAAAATATATCCTTGCCGTTCGTGTAGAAGGAATTGACAGAAAATCTTTTTTCGCTATAGCGGAAAGTCCAAACGGTGTTGATAATTTCAAGTTTTGGGAGAAACCATGCGTGATTCCACAAACCTCAGAACCTGACACAAACGTTTATGACATGCGTTTAATCAACCATGAAGACGGCTGGGTTTACGGAATTTTTTGTACCGAAAGAAAAGATCCAAAAGCTCCAAAAGGCGATACAAGTTCGGCTGTAGCCAATGCCGGAATCGTTCGTTCTAAAGATTTAATTCACTGGGAAAGATTACCGGATTTAATTTCAAATACAGGACAACAACGCAATGTAGTTTTGCATCCGGAATTTGTAGACGGAAAATATGCCTTATACACGCGTCCACAAGATGGATTTATTGATGTTGGAGCCGGTGGTGGAATTGGTTTAGGATATGTAGATGACATGACAAATCCAGTTGTAAAAGACGAAAAAATTATCTTCGGGAAACAATATCATACCATTTATGAATTAAAAAATGGTCTTGGTCCAGCTCCAATTAAAACCGAAAAAGGCTGGTTGCATCTTGCACACGGAGTTCGAAATACTGCCGCAGGATTACGCTACACACTTTATATGTTCATGACAGATTTGAATGATATTTCGAAAGTTACGCACGTTCCGGCAGGACATTTTATGGGTCCTGAAGGAATTGAAAGAGTTGGCGATGTATCGAATGTTTTATTCTCAAACGGATGGATCGAAGACAATGACGGAACCGTTTATGTATATTATGCTTCATCTGACACCAGAATGCACGTTGCAGTTTCATCTGTAGAAAAACTAGTTGATTATGTTACAAATGCGCCTTCGGATACTTTTATTTCTGCAGGATCAGTAAAAACAATCATTAGCCAAATCGAAAAAAACAACACAATTTAA